In Serinus canaria isolate serCan28SL12 chromosome 5, serCan2020, whole genome shotgun sequence, the following proteins share a genomic window:
- the CDHR5 gene encoding cadherin-related family member 5 encodes MAIPHWLLMSALFLLPLLAQISSQELGCSVSNSNPSVPENKCPYVVTTIHVQPGFTLTIDPNYPDGQFFSIEGSELQLTKCVDYEVDPILLLSLICKDPAGQSDSLQILITVLNENDNSPVFPQPNITRQVPEDTEVDTVIVAREEVTATDADLDTIYYELTTTVQNTDGYFAIRGVNNPEIYLKTALDYDKFNSTTLLLYARDRPVTTNMTTATITITIEQSDTRAPWFLPCTQLHNDTSVCISSPYSGRVNISEMPTDPLLLEPGPIYAVDPDYTISDRIVYRIVGGNTNEVFSVDADTGNLTMNKIVTSPDSFLLQVMATQVSNVRKYSVATVVIKVINKSNFPPYFEKGVYNGEVFAGLPQRSFVYQAGDPSTPLVITAMDQDFPDKVNPNIEYYLKNSTDFIATRDGLILTNKVLESPGTVTIQAVGKDVLSLQEASTIIVVEVIVATAVTPSDKMYSAQDMAILGGTLAALLLIALVFLGVLVWKSSRWYRKPFKYLVKKNFSKETSGGYQNKYYQEDEQPGVSPRQHETSETSSVQSETPVPEQPALASHFSSAEEIESLPKGSVASTVIFDQEEEEEEKEEESGQEKEVKSILKTDRHVADDGYKAVWFKTDVDPEAGERVEVIENNAADDDNDDGDSDQDVQKNEEEEEGSDTDGHHRGLGVSFSSENSSPPAAEVTVNMSHTGAGTDDTEV; translated from the exons ATGGCTATTCCTCACTGGCTTCTCATGTCTGCActcttcctgctgcccctcttGGCACAGATTTCATCACAGGAACTAG gatgTTCTGTCAGTAACAGCAACCCAAGCGTTCCTGAAAATAAGTGTCCATATGTGGTGACTACCATCCACGTGCAGCCAGGTTTCACCCTAACAATTGATCCCAATTACCCCGACGGCCAATTCTTCAGCATTGAGggctccgagctgcagctgaCAAAGTGTGTGGACTATGAG GTAGATCCCAtactgctgctgtccctgatTTGCAAGGACCCTGCTGGCCAG AGCGATTCCTTGCAAATCCTCATCACCGTTCTGAATGAGAACGATAACTCCCCCGTGTTTCCACAGCCAAACATCACCAGGCAAGTCCCAGAG GATACAGAAGTGGACACAGTCATTGTAGCCCGTGAAGAAGTAACTGCTACTGATGCTGACCTGGACACTATCTACTATGAACTCACTACCACAGTGCAG AACACAGACGGTTATTTTGCCATAAGAGGAGTTAATAACCcggaaatttatttaaaaacagcatTGGACTATGACAAATTTAATTCAACAACGTTGCTCTTGTATGCAAGG GACAGGCCTGTGACCACCAACATGACCACTGCAACAATAACCATCACCATCGAGCAGAGTGACACCCGGGCCCCCTGgttcctgccctgcacccagCTCCACAACGACACCAGCGTCTGCATCAGCAGCCCCTACTCCGGCAGGGTCAACATCTCCGAGATGCCG ACGGACCCGCTCCTCCTGGAGCCAGGACCCATCTATGCTGTTGACCCTGATTACACCATCAGTGACAGGATCGTGTACAGGATTGTTGGGG GGAATACAAACGAAGTGTTCTCAGTGGACGCAGACACAGGGAATTTAACCATGAACAAAATAGTGACTTCCCCAGATTCCTTTCTATTGCAAGTTATG gCCACCCAGGTCAGCAATGTAAGGAAATACTCTGTAGCCACTGTAGTGATCAAGGTCATCAATAAAAGCAACTTTCCACCCTACTTTGAGAAGGGGGTCTACAATGGGGAGGTGTTTGCTGGGCTGCCCCAGAGAAGTTTCGTCTACCAAGCTGGAGATCCTTCCACCCCCCTGGTGATAACAGCAATGGATCAGGATTTCCCTGAT AAAGTCAACCCCAACATCGAGTACTATCTCAAAAACAGCACCGATTTCATCGCAACCAGGGATGGGCTCATCCTGACCAACAAGGTGCTGGAGTCCCCAGGAACTGTGACCATCCAG GCTGTTGGAAAAGATGTGTTGAGCCTGCAGGAGGCAAGCACCATAATTGTGGTGGAGGTCATTGTTGCCACAG CTGTTACCCCCTCTGACAAGATGTACTCTGCTCAGGACATGGCTATCCTAGGGGGCACATTAGCAGCACTGCTGTTAATTGCCTTAGTCTTCCTTGGAGTACTGGTATGGAAATCAAGTAGATGGTACAGAAAACCTTTCAAATACCTGGTGAAGAAAAAC TTTTCCAAGGAAACCTCTGGGGGTTACCAGAACAAATATTACCAGGAAGATGAACAGCCAGGTGTGAGCCCCAGGCAGCATGAGACATCAGAAACCAGCAGTGTCCAGTCTGAGActcctgtgccagagcagccagcacttGCCTCACACTTCTCCAGTGCAGAGGAAATAGAGAGTCTCCCAAAGGGCTCCGTAGCTTCCACTGTCATCTTTGaccaggaagaggaagaggaagaaaaggaagaagagtctggacaggagaaagaagtgAAGTCAATCCTCAAAACAGACAGGCACGTGGCAGATGATGGCTACAAAGCTGTGTGGTTTAAGACTGATGTGGACCCTGAGGCTGGAGAGAGGGTTGAAGTGATTGAGAACAATGCAGCagatgatgataatgatgatggTGACAGTGACCAAGATGTGCAGAAGAacgaggaggaggaagaaggttCTGACACAGATGGTCACCACCGAGGGCTGGGAGTGTCCTTTTCCTCAGAGAACTCatcacccccagcagcagaggtgacagTCAACATGTCTCACACAGGTGCAGGGACAGATGACACTGAGGTGTAA